The proteins below are encoded in one region of Maribacter aestuarii:
- the rnc gene encoding ribonuclease III — MTFPNNLFNSHSSKDGDFFLGMKRILGFKPKNIDYYKKAFLHRSMNKRDEKGNPMNYERLEFLGDSMLGTIISKHLYSEVPNGDEGYLTKMRSKVVSREHLNELGKDLGLIKFVESRIPKSNFGENIHGNVFEALVGAIYLDRGYPYCEKFINKRVIEPYVDIEQLEGRVISYKSLVIEWCQKQKKSFNYNVYEDTGKDPLKHFAVKLSIAGNVVAKARATSKKKAEERASKRAFFALQDKMS, encoded by the coding sequence ATGACTTTCCCCAATAATTTATTTAATTCCCATTCCAGTAAGGATGGGGATTTTTTTTTGGGGATGAAAAGAATTCTGGGCTTTAAGCCAAAGAATATAGACTATTACAAAAAGGCATTTCTACATCGTTCCATGAACAAAAGGGACGAAAAGGGCAACCCCATGAACTATGAGCGACTGGAATTTCTTGGGGATTCTATGTTAGGTACCATTATCTCCAAGCATTTGTATAGTGAGGTTCCAAATGGCGATGAAGGATATTTGACAAAAATGAGGTCTAAAGTTGTTAGTAGGGAACATTTGAACGAATTGGGGAAGGACCTGGGCCTAATCAAATTCGTAGAAAGTAGGATTCCAAAATCCAACTTTGGGGAAAATATTCACGGTAACGTATTCGAGGCGTTAGTTGGGGCCATTTACCTGGATAGAGGATACCCCTATTGCGAAAAGTTCATCAACAAAAGGGTAATTGAGCCATATGTGGATATAGAGCAATTAGAAGGAAGGGTTATTAGTTATAAGAGTTTGGTCATTGAATGGTGTCAAAAACAGAAAAAAAGTTTCAATTACAATGTTTATGAAGACACGGGCAAGGATCCATTGAAACATTTTGCCGTAAAATTGTCTATAGCCGGAAATGTGGTGGCTAAAGCTAGGGCAACTTCTAAGAAAAAGGCAGAGGAAAGAGCATCAAAAAGAGCATTCTTTGCGCTTCAGGATAAAATGAGCTAA
- the fabF gene encoding beta-ketoacyl-ACP synthase II: MQLKRVVVTGLGALTPIGNNIEEYWNGLVNGKSGSAPITYYDTEKFKVKFACELKDYNTEDHFDRKEGRKLDKFAQYALISSDEAIKDSKLDLDKLDKFRVGVIWGAGIGGLETFQNEVMNFAQGDGTPRFNPFFIPKMIADIAPGNISIKHGFMGPNYTTVSACASSANAMIDALNYIRLGHCDVIVTGGSEAAVTIAGMGGFGAMHALSTRNESPETASRPFDATRDGFVLGEGAGALILEEYEHAKARGAKIYAEVAGGGMSSDAYHMTAPHPDGIGVVRVMENCLNDAGLTIDEVDAINTHGTSTPLGDVAELKAISEVFGEHAKNININSTKSMTGHLLGAAGAIEAIASILSMEHGIVPPTINHTTVDENIDPSLNLTLNKAQKRDVKVAMSNTFGFGGHNACVVFKKIS, encoded by the coding sequence ATGCAATTAAAGCGAGTTGTAGTTACTGGATTGGGAGCACTCACACCCATTGGTAACAATATTGAGGAGTATTGGAACGGTCTGGTAAATGGTAAGAGTGGCTCAGCACCTATTACATACTACGATACAGAAAAATTCAAGGTTAAATTCGCCTGCGAACTAAAAGATTATAATACAGAAGACCATTTTGACCGAAAAGAGGGTCGGAAGCTAGACAAGTTTGCGCAGTACGCCTTAATTTCTTCTGACGAGGCCATAAAAGATTCTAAGTTAGACCTGGATAAATTAGACAAGTTTCGAGTAGGGGTCATTTGGGGAGCCGGTATTGGTGGCTTGGAGACTTTTCAAAATGAGGTAATGAATTTTGCGCAAGGGGATGGGACACCACGTTTTAATCCATTCTTTATACCAAAAATGATTGCGGATATTGCTCCAGGTAATATTTCTATAAAGCATGGCTTTATGGGGCCTAATTATACTACGGTATCTGCCTGTGCCTCTTCTGCGAACGCCATGATTGACGCGCTCAACTATATTCGTTTGGGTCATTGCGATGTTATTGTTACCGGAGGTAGTGAAGCTGCCGTTACCATTGCAGGTATGGGTGGATTCGGTGCCATGCACGCACTTTCTACTAGAAACGAAAGCCCTGAAACAGCCTCAAGACCCTTTGATGCTACTAGGGATGGTTTTGTACTCGGTGAAGGTGCCGGTGCCTTGATTCTGGAGGAATATGAGCATGCTAAGGCCCGTGGGGCAAAAATTTATGCCGAAGTAGCAGGCGGCGGCATGTCTAGTGATGCTTACCATATGACAGCGCCCCATCCAGATGGCATAGGTGTAGTAAGGGTTATGGAAAACTGCCTAAATGATGCGGGTCTGACCATTGATGAAGTAGATGCTATTAATACGCATGGTACCTCTACACCTTTGGGTGATGTTGCTGAATTGAAGGCAATTTCTGAAGTCTTTGGAGAACATGCCAAAAACATAAATATCAATTCTACTAAGTCTATGACAGGACATTTGTTGGGAGCGGCTGGGGCCATAGAGGCCATCGCTTCTATATTGTCCATGGAACATGGTATTGTGCCACCTACTATTAACCACACTACGGTAGATGAAAACATAGACCCTAGTTTAAACCTTACCTTGAACAAGGCCCAAAAAAGGGATGTTAAGGTAGCTATGAGCAATACTTTTGGTTTTGGAGGCCACAACGCGTGTGTAGTCTTTAAGAAAATTAGCTAA
- a CDS encoding acyl carrier protein — MSDIASRVKAIIVDKLGVDENEVVTEASFTNDLGADSLDTVELIMEFEKEFDIQIPDDQAENIATVGQAISYIEEAK; from the coding sequence ATGTCAGACATTGCATCAAGAGTTAAAGCTATCATCGTTGATAAACTGGGAGTTGATGAAAACGAAGTGGTAACAGAAGCTAGCTTTACTAACGATTTAGGGGCAGATTCATTGGACACCGTTGAGTTGATTATGGAATTCGAAAAGGAATTCGATATTCAAATCCCTGATGATCAAGCTGAGAATATCGCAACCGTTGGCCAAGCCATAAGCTATATAGAAGAAGCTAAGTAA
- a CDS encoding phosphoribosylglycinamide formyltransferase, whose translation MNTKRIVLFASGSGSNVENIVNYFNDKSAITITAVFTNKRDAKVIDRCNRLNINALYFNRHAFSGSDCVLNILLSMRPDLIVLAGFLWKIPEQMIKAFPNKIINIHPALLPKYGGKGMYGMNVHNAVKKNQESETGITIHYVNSDYDEGAIIHQAKTTILADDLPEEIAKKVHELEYEHFPKVIERILMNK comes from the coding sequence TTGAACACGAAACGAATCGTTCTATTTGCATCCGGCTCAGGTTCTAATGTTGAGAACATTGTAAACTATTTTAATGATAAGAGTGCTATTACGATCACCGCTGTGTTCACAAACAAAAGGGATGCCAAAGTTATTGATAGGTGCAATCGTTTAAACATCAATGCCTTATATTTTAATAGACATGCCTTTTCAGGTAGTGATTGTGTATTGAACATTCTCCTTTCCATGCGCCCAGATCTGATTGTACTTGCTGGTTTTCTTTGGAAAATTCCTGAGCAAATGATTAAAGCCTTTCCCAATAAGATAATAAACATTCATCCAGCACTTCTACCTAAATACGGTGGGAAGGGCATGTATGGTATGAACGTTCATAACGCGGTAAAGAAAAATCAGGAATCCGAAACAGGAATTACCATTCATTATGTAAATTCCGATTATGATGAAGGTGCAATTATACATCAGGCTAAAACCACAATTCTGGCTGATGACCTTCCTGAGGAAATAGCAAAAAAAGTACACGAGCTAGAATATGAACACTTTCCAAAAGTTATTGAGCGTATTCTAATGAACAAATAA
- a CDS encoding ribonuclease H family protein: MAKKEKFYVVWKGKRPGIYNTWEDCKSAISGYKGAEYKSFSSFPLAKKAYNGNYEDFKGKKKGESTLSPEQLLKIGQPNYHSIAVDAASSGNPGVMEYQGVDTKTSKKLFRQGPFPEGTNNIGEFLAIVHGLAFLKERKSDRIIYTDSRTAMSWVRKKNCNTKLKETAKNKALFELIRRAVDWLKKNQYNTPIVKWETKAWGEIPADFGRK, from the coding sequence ATGGCCAAAAAAGAAAAATTTTACGTGGTTTGGAAAGGAAAGCGGCCTGGTATTTACAATACTTGGGAAGATTGTAAGTCCGCCATATCAGGATATAAGGGTGCCGAATACAAATCCTTTTCGTCCTTCCCTTTGGCAAAAAAAGCTTATAATGGAAACTATGAGGATTTTAAGGGAAAGAAAAAGGGCGAGTCAACGCTTTCTCCGGAACAACTCCTAAAAATAGGCCAGCCCAATTATCATTCTATAGCCGTGGATGCGGCTTCCAGTGGAAATCCGGGTGTCATGGAGTACCAGGGTGTTGATACCAAAACCAGTAAAAAGTTATTCAGACAAGGTCCCTTTCCGGAGGGCACCAATAACATCGGGGAGTTTTTAGCTATTGTACACGGGCTGGCATTTTTAAAGGAACGCAAAAGCGACCGGATTATTTATACCGATTCCCGCACGGCTATGAGTTGGGTGCGTAAAAAAAACTGCAATACCAAATTAAAGGAGACTGCCAAAAACAAGGCCCTTTTTGAATTAATCCGCCGTGCCGTAGACTGGTTAAAGAAAAACCAATACAATACCCCTATCGTAAAATGGGAGACCAAAGCTTGGGGAGAAATCCCCGCCGATTTTGGGAGGAAATAA
- a CDS encoding PfkB family carbohydrate kinase: MGKLVIVGSTNIDSIESPFGKVERIVGGSAPFIALAATQFDLDVAIVSVIGEDFPKQYLDLLAARDIDLSALEIVKGGKTFFWKGKYHNDLNSRDTLATDLNVLADFKPVVPNAYTDADVVMLGNLHPNIQLSVINQMTKRPKLIILDTMNFWMDNTLNELLNVIKHIDVLTINDEEARQLTGEYSLVKAAHEIYGMGPKYVVIKKGEHGALLFHKQQVFFAPALPLEEVFDPTGAGDTFAGGFAGFMAATDDTSFENMKKAVIHGSNLASFCVEKFGTERMVNLKREEVNKRLHQFKTLTQFEIELQ, encoded by the coding sequence ATGGGTAAACTAGTAATTGTTGGGTCTACTAATATTGATTCTATTGAATCACCCTTTGGAAAAGTCGAGAGGATAGTTGGCGGTTCTGCCCCCTTTATAGCTTTAGCTGCCACACAATTTGATTTAGATGTTGCAATTGTTTCCGTTATTGGTGAAGATTTTCCCAAACAGTACCTTGATTTACTTGCAGCAAGGGATATAGATTTATCAGCCTTAGAAATTGTAAAGGGTGGAAAAACGTTTTTTTGGAAAGGTAAATATCACAATGATCTAAATTCTAGGGATACTTTGGCTACTGATCTAAATGTATTAGCTGATTTTAAGCCGGTCGTTCCAAACGCATATACAGATGCAGATGTTGTTATGTTAGGTAACCTGCATCCGAACATACAGTTGAGTGTAATTAATCAGATGACAAAACGACCAAAACTCATCATATTGGATACGATGAACTTTTGGATGGACAATACCCTGAACGAGCTATTGAACGTGATAAAACATATTGATGTTTTGACCATCAACGATGAGGAAGCTAGGCAATTAACGGGAGAGTATTCCTTGGTTAAAGCGGCCCATGAAATTTATGGAATGGGTCCCAAATACGTAGTTATAAAAAAGGGAGAACATGGTGCTTTATTGTTCCATAAGCAGCAAGTGTTCTTCGCACCCGCATTACCTTTGGAAGAGGTGTTTGACCCGACCGGGGCAGGAGACACTTTTGCTGGTGGATTTGCCGGCTTTATGGCAGCAACCGACGATACTTCTTTTGAAAACATGAAAAAAGCAGTCATTCACGGTTCCAACCTAGCATCATTTTGTGTGGAGAAATTTGGAACGGAGCGGATGGTGAATTTGAAACGCGAAGAGGTTAACAAAAGACTACATCAATTTAAAACATTAACACAATTTGAAATTGAATTACAATAA
- a CDS encoding amidophosphoribosyltransferase — protein MSDAIKHECGISVIRLLKPLEYYKDKYGSAFYGVNKMYLMMEKQHNRGQDGAGFASIKLDVDAGQRYMSRVRSIAQQPIQDIFAQITDRINKELKEHPEYENDVALQKKNIPYIGELLLGHVRYGTFGKNSIESVHPFLRQNNWMHRNLIVAGNFNMTNVHELFDNLVQLGQHPKEMADTVTVMEKIGHFLDDAVAKLYKQIKKEGYSKKEATAIIAERLKVSKILKRAAKNFDGGYAMAGLIGHGDAFVLRDPAGIRPAYYYKDDEVVVVASERPAIQTVFNVAYEGVKELDPGHAIIIKKNGSTDIKEILAPTERKACSFERIYFSRGSDKEIYQERKELGRLVFPQIISEIDHDIKNTVFSYIPNTAETSFFGMVKEAQNYLNKKKEEQILSIGSKITSEQLHEILEIRPRIEKVAIKDAKLRTFITQDDSRDDLVAHVYDISYGSVEKGDNLVIIDDSIVRGTTLKKSILRILDRLSPKKIIVVSSAPQIRYPDCYGIDMAKLEDFIAFKAALELHKDNDSMRLVDDIYHKCVEQVQSKDKDVVNYVKEFYAPFTADQISKKIGELLSPDDIRAEVRIIYQSISSLHQACPKNLGDWYFTGNYPTPGGNRVVNRAFINFYEGKNQRAY, from the coding sequence ATGAGTGATGCTATTAAACACGAGTGTGGCATCTCGGTAATCCGGTTGCTCAAACCTCTTGAATACTACAAGGATAAATATGGGTCGGCATTTTATGGCGTAAATAAAATGTACCTCATGATGGAAAAACAGCACAATCGTGGTCAAGATGGTGCAGGTTTCGCCAGTATAAAGTTAGATGTGGATGCGGGGCAGCGTTATATGAGCAGGGTAAGATCAATAGCGCAACAACCCATACAGGATATTTTTGCTCAAATCACTGACCGTATCAACAAAGAGCTTAAAGAGCATCCGGAGTATGAAAATGACGTAGCGTTACAAAAAAAGAACATCCCGTATATAGGAGAGTTACTTTTGGGCCATGTACGTTACGGTACTTTTGGTAAAAATAGTATTGAAAGTGTACATCCGTTTCTAAGACAGAACAATTGGATGCACCGTAATCTTATTGTTGCAGGTAATTTCAACATGACCAATGTACATGAACTTTTTGATAATCTGGTTCAACTGGGACAGCATCCAAAGGAAATGGCGGATACGGTAACGGTAATGGAAAAAATTGGTCATTTTTTAGATGATGCCGTTGCCAAGCTGTACAAACAGATTAAAAAAGAAGGGTATTCGAAAAAGGAGGCTACCGCAATTATTGCAGAGCGACTTAAGGTTTCTAAAATCCTAAAAAGGGCAGCTAAAAACTTCGATGGTGGTTATGCCATGGCTGGTCTAATTGGGCATGGTGATGCTTTTGTGTTACGTGATCCAGCAGGGATACGCCCGGCCTATTATTACAAGGATGATGAAGTAGTTGTAGTAGCCTCGGAACGGCCGGCCATACAAACGGTTTTTAACGTCGCCTATGAAGGTGTTAAGGAACTTGACCCGGGACATGCTATTATAATCAAAAAGAACGGATCTACAGACATTAAAGAAATTTTAGCCCCGACCGAACGTAAGGCCTGTTCTTTTGAACGTATTTATTTTTCAAGAGGGAGTGATAAAGAAATTTATCAAGAGCGTAAGGAATTGGGGAGATTGGTCTTTCCCCAAATCATAAGTGAAATTGACCACGATATTAAGAACACCGTTTTTTCCTATATCCCGAACACGGCTGAAACTTCATTCTTCGGAATGGTAAAAGAGGCGCAGAACTACCTCAACAAAAAGAAGGAGGAACAGATTCTTTCCATAGGTTCAAAGATTACTAGTGAACAGCTGCATGAAATTCTTGAGATACGACCAAGGATAGAAAAGGTCGCCATAAAAGATGCCAAGCTCCGAACCTTTATAACACAGGACGATAGTAGGGATGATCTGGTGGCACATGTTTATGATATATCCTACGGTTCCGTAGAAAAGGGCGATAATCTTGTAATTATTGATGATAGTATCGTTAGGGGTACTACACTTAAGAAAAGTATACTTCGTATTCTGGACAGGTTGTCTCCAAAGAAGATAATCGTAGTATCCTCCGCCCCACAAATACGTTATCCTGACTGTTACGGTATTGATATGGCCAAGTTAGAAGATTTCATTGCCTTTAAAGCCGCACTTGAGCTTCATAAAGACAATGATTCTATGCGTCTTGTAGATGATATCTATCACAAATGTGTGGAACAGGTACAATCAAAGGATAAGGATGTAGTGAACTACGTGAAAGAATTTTATGCTCCTTTTACGGCAGATCAAATATCAAAGAAAATTGGTGAGCTACTTAGTCCGGATGATATTAGGGCAGAGGTACGTATTATTTATCAGAGCATTTCTAGTTTGCATCAGGCGTGTCCTAAAAACTTGGGGGACTGGTATTTTACGGGGAACTATCCCACTCCCGGAGGAAATAGGGTCGTGAACAGAGCTTTCATAAACTTTTACGAGGGAAAAAACCAAAGAGCTTATTGA
- a CDS encoding superoxide dismutase yields MAFELPKLPYAYDALEPHIDARTMEIHHTKHHNGYTTKLNDAIAGTDLEGKSIEAILSGLDMDNSAVRNNGGGFYNHSLFWSILSPKGGGTPSGELAKAINDAFGSYESFKEKFSTAAGTRFGSGWAWLCVHKGGKVEICSTPNQDNSLMPGVGCGGHPILGLDVWEHAYYLNYQNRRPDYINAFFNIINWDKVEKLYAENR; encoded by the coding sequence ATGGCTTTTGAATTACCAAAATTGCCTTACGCATATGATGCTTTAGAGCCTCATATTGATGCAAGGACAATGGAAATACATCATACGAAACATCATAACGGGTATACCACAAAATTAAATGACGCTATTGCCGGTACGGATTTAGAAGGAAAATCTATTGAAGCGATTTTATCCGGGTTGGATATGGATAATAGTGCAGTAAGAAATAATGGTGGCGGCTTTTATAATCACTCCTTATTCTGGAGTATTTTATCTCCAAAAGGAGGCGGCACCCCAAGTGGGGAATTAGCTAAAGCAATTAACGATGCTTTTGGATCATATGAGAGCTTTAAGGAAAAGTTCAGTACTGCTGCAGGAACACGTTTTGGTTCTGGTTGGGCGTGGCTCTGTGTACATAAAGGAGGAAAAGTAGAAATTTGTTCTACTCCAAATCAGGATAATTCACTTATGCCAGGTGTAGGATGCGGTGGTCACCCTATTCTTGGATTAGATGTTTGGGAACACGCTTACTACCTAAATTACCAAAATAGAAGACCGGATTATATAAATGCTTTTTTCAACATTATCAATTGGGATAAAGTTGAAAAACTTTACGCGGAAAACAGATAA
- a CDS encoding UvrD-helicase domain-containing protein: MQESSFKIFNASAGSGKTYALSKAYLKLVLAAPNSFKRILAITFTNKAVNEMKHRILSSLYEFSIIDLTKKSPSLFEELSTELKLTPESLKKTSRLRLKEILHNYAFFDISTIDKFTHRLIRTFARDLKIPQNFEVVLDTDLLLNEAVSRVVGKAGEDSELTKILMAFTLEKIDDNKSWDITYDLLKMGKLLFDENNDSHLKLLENKETSVFLELQKELFNKITTAQRKAAQIADETLAFIENTGLDVKDFPRETLPNHFKKVREGNLNPSRLYANKLEENLMVGKILKANVQLPSTSIPSELLQRYLDIKELVYERSLLLNAYRNIVPLTLLNSIHKEIKLIQEEKDQLSISEFNSIISREIKNQPAPFIYERLGEKYRHYFIDEFQDTSEMQWNNLIPLISNALEGLDSSGQTGSLFLVGDAKQAIYRWRGGKAEQFLDLTNKRSNPFSVLGDTYLLPTNYRSKEEIINFNNLFFQSISPFLENPVYREFFKEGNQQRTNHKKEGYVNLSFLEEETDENYAERTLSVIKENLGNGFTYGDICVLVRKKKHGVLLSNFLLNADVPVISPDALLLSNNNKVRFLVNLMRFKLQPHEPAIAFEVLAFLSEERSNRHSFIQENLANAQSFLRQEFNFDMDKFVQESIYDGIEYALKKFDLIPVSDAHVTTFVDIVFEIEQKEGPDLRYFLDYWEKKETTFSISAPEDVNAIQVMTIHKAKGLEFPVVIFPYANTYIFEEIDPKLWIPVEQKEFLGFEELLIDKKQEVKNYGKREASIFQEEEQQLMLDAFNLLYVALTRAVAALYIISTKDLEKNGDHKTKYFSGLFIHFLSAMKLWSPEKLEYSFGKPTTNDMDTILPANSDIPYIYSHRDRSSFSIVTKAGMLWDSGRDIAVKQGNLIHYILGNIKTYADLDKAMAKTLQKGLVNELEAKKLRPKIFAVLNHPHLIPYFDTGNTIFNERDILMPDGTIERPDRVILKDKEVTIIDYKTGGKDSRYERQIEEYANAYLRMGYGVANKIIVYINENIVTEFI, from the coding sequence GTGCAAGAGAGCTCCTTTAAAATATTCAACGCTTCCGCGGGTTCCGGAAAGACCTATGCCCTCTCAAAAGCTTATCTTAAACTTGTTCTTGCCGCTCCAAACAGTTTCAAACGAATTTTGGCCATTACGTTTACCAATAAGGCCGTAAACGAGATGAAACACCGCATTCTGAGCAGTCTTTATGAATTTTCCATTATCGATTTAACTAAAAAGAGCCCTTCCTTATTTGAGGAACTGTCTACAGAATTAAAATTGACGCCCGAATCCCTGAAAAAAACCAGTAGGTTAAGACTTAAGGAAATTCTGCACAACTATGCATTTTTTGATATTTCCACTATAGATAAGTTTACGCACAGACTCATAAGGACATTTGCGAGAGATCTTAAAATACCTCAGAATTTTGAGGTGGTCCTGGATACTGATTTGCTTTTAAACGAAGCCGTTTCAAGAGTTGTTGGAAAAGCGGGCGAAGATTCTGAGCTTACTAAAATATTAATGGCCTTTACCCTAGAAAAAATAGATGATAACAAGAGTTGGGACATTACATATGATTTGTTAAAAATGGGGAAATTGCTTTTTGACGAAAACAATGATTCCCATCTCAAACTACTAGAAAATAAGGAAACAAGCGTTTTCCTGGAGCTTCAAAAAGAACTTTTCAATAAGATTACAACAGCACAAAGAAAGGCGGCACAAATTGCTGATGAAACTTTGGCTTTTATTGAAAATACTGGGCTGGATGTAAAAGACTTCCCAAGGGAGACGTTGCCAAATCACTTTAAAAAAGTAAGGGAAGGCAATTTGAATCCAAGTCGACTTTACGCCAATAAGCTGGAAGAAAATTTAATGGTTGGTAAAATCTTAAAAGCGAACGTTCAGCTTCCTTCTACAAGCATTCCTTCTGAACTTTTACAGCGATATCTGGATATAAAGGAACTCGTTTATGAAAGAAGTCTATTATTGAACGCCTATAGGAATATAGTGCCCCTTACTTTGTTGAACAGTATTCATAAAGAGATCAAGCTCATACAAGAAGAAAAGGACCAGCTTTCCATATCAGAATTTAATTCTATCATTTCAAGGGAAATTAAAAATCAACCGGCACCTTTCATCTATGAACGCCTAGGAGAAAAATACCGGCATTATTTTATTGATGAATTTCAGGATACCTCCGAGATGCAATGGAATAATCTAATACCATTAATAAGTAATGCATTGGAAGGACTGGATTCCAGCGGACAAACAGGCTCGCTCTTTTTGGTTGGTGACGCCAAACAGGCCATTTACAGATGGCGAGGCGGAAAAGCAGAACAATTCTTGGATTTAACGAACAAAAGGAGCAACCCGTTTTCCGTACTGGGAGACACTTACCTACTTCCTACAAACTATCGTAGTAAGGAAGAAATTATAAACTTTAATAATTTATTTTTTCAAAGTATCAGCCCTTTTCTAGAGAACCCTGTCTATCGCGAATTTTTCAAAGAAGGGAACCAACAGAGAACCAATCATAAAAAAGAAGGTTATGTAAACCTATCATTTTTAGAAGAGGAAACCGATGAAAACTATGCTGAACGAACTTTGTCCGTCATCAAGGAAAACCTGGGTAATGGTTTCACCTACGGAGACATCTGTGTACTTGTCCGCAAGAAAAAGCACGGAGTTTTACTGTCTAATTTTCTGCTGAATGCCGATGTTCCTGTAATATCCCCGGACGCCTTGTTATTGTCCAATAACAACAAGGTGCGTTTTTTAGTAAATCTCATGCGGTTTAAGCTACAGCCGCATGAGCCTGCCATTGCTTTTGAGGTACTTGCTTTTTTATCGGAAGAACGTAGCAATAGGCATTCCTTTATTCAAGAAAATCTTGCCAATGCACAATCCTTTTTACGACAAGAGTTCAATTTTGATATGGACAAGTTCGTTCAGGAATCCATTTACGACGGCATTGAATATGCGCTTAAAAAGTTTGATTTAATACCTGTCTCGGACGCCCATGTGACTACTTTCGTAGACATCGTCTTTGAGATTGAACAGAAAGAAGGTCCGGACCTGCGATATTTCTTGGATTATTGGGAGAAAAAGGAAACGACTTTTAGCATTAGTGCCCCAGAAGATGTAAACGCAATACAGGTGATGACCATTCATAAAGCCAAGGGGCTCGAGTTTCCTGTGGTAATCTTTCCCTACGCCAATACCTATATTTTTGAAGAAATCGATCCAAAACTCTGGATTCCGGTAGAACAGAAAGAATTTTTAGGTTTTGAAGAATTGCTCATTGATAAAAAGCAGGAGGTAAAAAATTACGGAAAGCGTGAAGCTTCCATATTTCAGGAGGAAGAGCAACAGTTAATGTTAGATGCCTTTAACCTGTTGTACGTAGCCTTGACCAGAGCTGTGGCGGCCTTGTATATAATAAGCACTAAAGATCTAGAGAAAAACGGGGACCATAAAACAAAATACTTCTCTGGCTTATTCATCCATTTTCTAAGTGCCATGAAACTTTGGAGCCCTGAAAAACTGGAATATTCGTTCGGCAAGCCAACTACGAACGACATGGATACCATATTACCTGCAAATTCAGATATTCCATATATCTATTCCCATAGAGACCGTTCAAGTTTTAGCATTGTAACAAAAGCAGGGATGCTCTGGGACAGTGGTCGCGATATCGCGGTAAAACAGGGCAACTTGATACATTATATATTAGGAAATATTAAAACCTATGCTGATTTGGATAAGGCTATGGCAAAAACCTTACAAAAAGGACTGGTAAACGAGCTTGAAGCCAAGAAATTACGACCTAAGATTTTCGCTGTCCTCAACCATCCACATTTAATACCCTATTTCGATACGGGGAATACCATCTTTAATGAAAGAGATATCTTGATGCCAGATGGTACGATTGAAAGACCCGATAGGGTAATATTAAAGGATAAGGAAGTTACCATCATTGATTATAAAACAGGCGGTAAGGATTCCCGATACGAAAGGCAAATAGAGGAATATGCAAATGCATATCTTCGCATGGGTTATGGAGTAGCGAATAAAATCATTGTGTATATTAACGAAAACATTGTAACAGAATTTATTTAA